One genomic window of Meleagris gallopavo isolate NT-WF06-2002-E0010 breed Aviagen turkey brand Nicholas breeding stock chromosome 22, Turkey_5.1, whole genome shotgun sequence includes the following:
- the MAPRE1 gene encoding microtubule-associated protein RP/EB family member 1 isoform X1 yields MAVNVYSTSVTSDNLSRHDMLAWINESLQLTLTKIEQLCSGAAYCQFMDMLFPGSVALKKVKFQAKLEHEYIQNFKVLQAGFKRMGVDKIIPVDKLVKGKFQDNFEFVQWFKKFFDANYDGKEYDPVAARQGQETMAPNLVAPVVNKPKKPLGTGSAAPQRPIVAQRTPATPKGSTGMVKKAAGDDESAGLIEQINVLKLTVEDLEKERDFYFGKLRNIELICQENEGENDPVLQRIVEILYATDEGFVIPDEGAPQEEQEEY; encoded by the exons ATGGCTGTGAATGTGTACTCCACGTCGGTGACGAGCGACAACCTGAGCCGGCACGACATGCTGGCGTGGATCAACGAATCCCTGCAGCTGACGCTGACCAAAATCGAGCAGCTGTGCTCAG GTGCTGCTTACTGCCAGTTCATGGACATGCTCTTCCCAGGTTCAGTAGCTCTCAAGAAAGTGAAGTTTCAAGCAAAATTGGAACACGAGTACATTCAGAACTTCAAGGTTCTACAAGCAGGTTTCAAACGAATGGGCGTTGACAAA ataaTTCCTGTGGACAAATTAGTGAAAGGAAAATTTCAGGACAACTTTGAATTTGTTCAGTGGTTCAAAAAATTTTTTGATGCAAACTATGATGGGAAGGAGTATGACCCCGTGGCTGCCCGACAAGGCCAGGAGACAATGGCACCAAACCTCGTTGCTCCAGTGGTGAACAAACCCAAGAAACCTCTCGGTACTGGCAGTGCAG CCCCACAGAGGCCCATTGTTGCACAGAGGACCCCAGCAACTCCCAAAGGCAGCACTGGGATGGTCAAAAAGGCTGCGGGAGATGATGAATCAGCAGGATTGATTGAGCAG ATCAACGTGTTGAAGCTCACTGTTGAAGACCTGGAGAAGGAGAGGGACTTCTACTTCGGCAAATTGCGGAACATTGAGCTGATCTGCCAGGAGAACGAAGGGGAGAACGACCCAGTGCTGCAGAGGATTGTGGAAATTCTTTATGCCACAGAT GAAGGCTTTGTGATACCTGACGAAGGAGCGCCGCAGGAGGAGCAAGAAGAGTATTAA
- the MAPRE1 gene encoding microtubule-associated protein RP/EB family member 1 isoform X2, protein MAVNVYSTSVTSDNLSRHDMLAWINESLQLTLTKIEQLCSGAAYCQFMDMLFPGSVALKKVKFQAKLEHEYIQNFKVLQAGFKRMGVDKIIPVDKLVKGKFQDNFEFVQWFKKFFDANYDGKEYDPVAARQGQETMAPNLVAPVVNKPKKPLAPQRPIVAQRTPATPKGSTGMVKKAAGDDESAGLIEQINVLKLTVEDLEKERDFYFGKLRNIELICQENEGENDPVLQRIVEILYATDEGFVIPDEGAPQEEQEEY, encoded by the exons ATGGCTGTGAATGTGTACTCCACGTCGGTGACGAGCGACAACCTGAGCCGGCACGACATGCTGGCGTGGATCAACGAATCCCTGCAGCTGACGCTGACCAAAATCGAGCAGCTGTGCTCAG GTGCTGCTTACTGCCAGTTCATGGACATGCTCTTCCCAGGTTCAGTAGCTCTCAAGAAAGTGAAGTTTCAAGCAAAATTGGAACACGAGTACATTCAGAACTTCAAGGTTCTACAAGCAGGTTTCAAACGAATGGGCGTTGACAAA ataaTTCCTGTGGACAAATTAGTGAAAGGAAAATTTCAGGACAACTTTGAATTTGTTCAGTGGTTCAAAAAATTTTTTGATGCAAACTATGATGGGAAGGAGTATGACCCCGTGGCTGCCCGACAAGGCCAGGAGACAATGGCACCAAACCTCGTTGCTCCAGTGGTGAACAAACCCAAGAAACCTCTCG CCCCACAGAGGCCCATTGTTGCACAGAGGACCCCAGCAACTCCCAAAGGCAGCACTGGGATGGTCAAAAAGGCTGCGGGAGATGATGAATCAGCAGGATTGATTGAGCAG ATCAACGTGTTGAAGCTCACTGTTGAAGACCTGGAGAAGGAGAGGGACTTCTACTTCGGCAAATTGCGGAACATTGAGCTGATCTGCCAGGAGAACGAAGGGGAGAACGACCCAGTGCTGCAGAGGATTGTGGAAATTCTTTATGCCACAGAT GAAGGCTTTGTGATACCTGACGAAGGAGCGCCGCAGGAGGAGCAAGAAGAGTATTAA